DNA from Oxyura jamaicensis isolate SHBP4307 breed ruddy duck chromosome 4, BPBGC_Ojam_1.0, whole genome shotgun sequence:
TGCATTTTCTGAGTCACTTTGCTCTCACCTGAGACAATGAACATGGAGCTTCTCAGGTGCTTATTTGTTGGTAGGGTTTCTTCAAAGGTTAGGAAAGCAAGCAAGTAATGAAGAAGCCCATAGACATGTCTGCAAAGGCTGGTGTAGAAAGTGGCCTTGCTTTTTGCCTTCCCGAGGACGTTGGCTAATGGATTTAAGTGCACGTCCACCAGCTGAAGGCAGCTCCAGGTGAAGGATCCTCTTCTCCCTTTGCTACGTTGCTGTAGCAAAGCGAAGCTTCGTGGCAGGGCTCAGACACCATGAGGAAAGTTCACCACCCCTGGACTTACACTGCAGTTGTGTGTTAGGATAGCTCcctttttcacttctcttcCACAGTTATCTTCTAGTTAATTGTGCAGGGTCATGGGaccaattaaagaaaaaaaaaaaaatatatatatatacataggataggataggataggataggataagATAGAATACTTGAAAGGGACTGATTAAAATTATCTAAGAATACTTACATTCTACTGTACATTATGTACAACAAGAAAGGGAAGCATGCCAGCAGCCCTATCATCTTCCCAAACCCTGGACCGTAAGCTGCAGCACTGTATATCATGTAAAATCAGTCAGCTGGAAATGAGGCAGCTCGTAAGAAGTCTCACTGTGCTGTAGGCAGGCTGGTTTGCAGCAATCCAAAAGAGGAAGGTCATCCTCAGCAGGCAGtacaagaattaaaatatatatatatgtatgtgtgtgtgtgtatatatacatatatacttacACATATGGGAAAGGAATTAAAGGAcgcaaaaagaaaaaaggaattggGAATTATGGAcattatgtttttataaaaaatatagtttGGGGAAAATTTCAACCTTAAACCGTtatattatttcagaaacaaagtcCAAACCCTTAGAAAATTTAGCCTTGTAGGCTGAATAGTCTGAGGTTAACAAAACTTccaagaaaatgcaagaaaattacTACCTTCCAGTAAGTTTCTACTGATACagcttttggttttcctttagTGAGtacttactggaaaaaataatgtttctatattttatagtttttttgCAAGTGGTGAcagcagggaaaaggagaagcagcttGACTGAAGGGCACGTTCGTGCAACACAACTTCTGAGCAGGCAGAAAGAAATCCCTGTCCGCGGGCTCGGTCCCGCGGCACTGGAGGCACTGATGTCATCGTCCTTCCAGCTGTTTTAACGTCACTGCCGTACACATTTTGTGTGGCGAAGAGAAACAAACTACAGgatttcctgctctgcagccactgtgctgggctgcagatgCCGGCAGGATTCCAGCCCTCCGAAAACATGTGGAAGATCAGAGGGGAGCCTCTGGGGCTGGGACTGCCGCAAAAGCCAGcagggaacagcagcagaaggctcGCTCCTCCTGCTCTCTAGCATGGGTGTCTTCCCCCTGAAGGATGGGAGCTACAGGGAGGTAAGCTTGGTTTCTGCTACGTGCTTTCTTCAGCAGATAGAAGCTATTGCCGTTTTGAGCAACGTTGTCACggtgggcttttttttcttttcatgagaTCTTTTCAGACAGGCTGGTGCAACATCCTCAGCAGCGGCGGTGTGTCTGTGTCCTTGCCTTGCAGGGGGTGTGCATgcgggcaggaggctgctgtgtGTGGCAGTGCGGGGGCAAAGCCGCTTTTGCAGAAAATGCCAAAACTTTGTCGTTACGGACAGAAGCGGCTGTAACCCATCAGCTCTGTTTATGCGTTTCCTATCAGTGCCTGGATTACACAAACAAAACTACTGCTTAAAGCACAAGTTCCAAAAAGCCTCCACTACTTGAAATCTGAATCTTCAAGCTAAGTAATTGTGGAGCTTATTGTtgttggtattttattttattttatttttggacttGGTTGCATTTCCCTCCAGCATCCCAGCACTGAACAGACCAGAGCGGGGCTCTGCTGTCCCATCCTGTCCCATCCCGTCCTCCGTGGCTAAAGCCCTGTCCAGCACTGTCTGTCCAAAAAACCTGTGGAAAAGATGAGGGTGCCTTTGCCAGTGGCTGTGGGAGCAGTAAATGCAGGACCGCAGAAATGTAGGGCTGGGTGGGGCATGCAGTGATTCAGAGTAGCCAGGCAGTTTCCAATAATGACAGCCATGTACACGGCCAGAAAAATATACTGCTAACACGCTCAGAAACGGCAACGTGGGTGTTGCAATAGCTGCCTTAGTGTCCTAAAGAACTGCAAGGTTAACTGATGCTAACGACCGCAGTGCTGCATCCACGAGTAACGGCTTTGcccctctctctctgtgtttccAGCCCGTAAACCCTCCAGGACAGGAATTAATTTCAGCACGCAGCTGGATAAAAGTCAGctttgctgcttaaaaaaagccccccagctcctggctgtgtggAAATgggggctgggagagggctTTACCCGTCACCCCAGTagcaataaatgaataaatacagaatagCAAAACAATGAAGGAATCGCAGGGAATATTTTGTGAAAGCGTGGTGCtgaggcacagccctgccaaAGCGTGGGAGCACTTCTGCCCTGACGCTGGCATCACCGATGGCAAAAGGAGGGCCGGAGGGGCCTGGGGCAAGGTGCAGTGAACGCTCCTCgtacagggaaaacagaaaaccagcacCAATGAATTAAAATCCCCGCTCTGCCAGGAAGTGTCGCGCTGGAGGAGCTCTGGCTGGGACCCGAGGTGGCGGTGCCTTGCAGAAAGCTCCCCGCTGCTTCTTGCCAGGTGCTGACAGGCATCACCCAAACACTGAGACAGCAACGTCCTGGACCTCTGCTGAGAAACACGCACTGCTGGGCTCCCAGGGAAAGccaaaaaatggagaaaatgggTGAGATGGCTCCCTACATCTCAGGATTTGGGCTGGATGTTTGTGGCTGGAGAGGGGAACCCTTTGGACAAGTCTGGGAGTGGGGCTGGCATCAAGCACGAGCCTCCTGTGGGTTTCCAGGCAGTtgaggatgctgcagggacTGCATGGAAGAGGCTTTGCTGCCCACTGTCCCCTCGTGCCTGACGCCCCCATTCCTTGCCACAGCTcggcagagaaagcagaaacatctcTGTTTCTCTGGCCGGGGCTGCTGGGTCAAGTGTGGTCAGCAGCCAAAAAGTGCACGAGCGCAGCAGCCGCCTGCCACCAGGCTTTCACTTCAGCCTCGTGTTCTTGCAGCCGAACCCTGGAGAAAGCAAAGAGCGGCCGGACCACGGCCAGGTCCGGCTCAGAGGTGGGTGAATGCCCCGACCCTCCTGGCAGAGGTGCAGGCGGCAGGCAGCTCAGCCAagaggctgctgcctgcatgCTCTGTAAGATATAGAGCCTTTTAGATACAAACATATAGATAtgggatatatatatagcatCCGACGTATCTTTATAGAGCATCCTATATATATAATCATCCTATATATCTAGAGAGAGAGAGCATCCGCTGTGTATATATATCATCCTATAAATCTAGAAAGAGAGAACACcctatatgtatttatatagaGATAATCTGACATATCTAGAGAGGGAgcatcctctctctctctctgtctctccccGTATATCTATAGAGGGAGCAAAATGTACGCAGCTGGAGCACCCTCTCTCTGCAGCACCCTCCTCCTGCACACGAGGCACGCCAGccccctgcagagctgcctcccGAGGAGGAGCAGGGTCAGAGCCTTCACCCTGACGCCTCgtgtgcaggagctgctccccgCTGCGGGTGCTTTAGCCTTGGGAAACCCGTCCTTGTGTCAAACACCAGGCGTGGGGCTGTGGGAAGCTGCTTCCTAATTAAATGCCACTGCTGAGGGGCTTGGTGGCaatggcagagctgctggggctgtacCAAAGCAGGCTctgggctgctggaaggaagccACAGGCGTCCCGACACCCTGCAGGCTGCCCGAGGCTCTGTTTCCAGCACCACATCTCCCGGAGGCAAATTGCACGGCATGGGGCTTTGCTCCCAGATGGCCAAATCCATCCCCCTCCGGAGACCCACACATACCCGTGAGCCCCGCACGACCCGCCAATGCCCTTGTGCTGGCGGTGAGAGGTGAAGCAGGcaaatggggggaaaaatagcCTGCTGGAGCTCTGAGACAAGCATATTTGTCTTCCTGCAGGGCCTGGGCTGCTGCTAGCAGATCCTGCCTGTTGCTACAACACGATGCCTGCACAATGTGCCGTGAGCGCCCAAATTGAGTTAGCAGGACCGACAGAGGGACTGGCGTGCGTTCGGCTGGCTATTAGCTTAGGAGAGCAGCCTTGGATCTGGAGCCAGGGCTGTGATAGATCTGTCTGCACCTCCCTGGCTGGCCTCTGCTCcgctctgctgccagcaccatcGTCTGCTGAGGCTAATTACAGTGAACCTCTGCGCGGATCCAAAAGGACAATTCTATCAGCCCGCTCAAAGCCCCTCTTTATTTGCAGCCCCACTGAAATCCCTTGTATATATGCAGCTTGTTCTTCCACCCTGAAGCGCATTTATTCCATGTGTGGCAATATTGAGAGGTTTGGGGCatcacagcacttgtctttgcTCCCCGCAGAAAGCCTCCACCCGCCTGAATCCACTGCGGAGCGAGGAGACTCGGCCGAGATGGAGAGCAACGCGTCCTCTGGGAACTGCACCCACCCGCAGATGGCCTTCCAGTCCACGCTGTACGCAGCCACCTACACCATCATCTTCATCCCCGGCCTCCTGGCCAACAGCGCTGCCCTGTGGGTCCTGTGCCGCTTCATCAGCAAGAAGAGCAAAGCCGTCATCTTCATGATCAACCTGGCCGTGGCCGACCTGGCCCACGTCCTCTCGCTGCCGCTGCGGATGTATTACTACATCAACCACACGTGGCCCTTCGGGAGCTTCCTCTGCCAGGTGTGCTTCTACCTGAAGTACCTCAACATGTACGCCAGCATTTGCTTCCTCACCTGCATCAGCATCCAGCGGtacctcttcctcctccaccccttCAGAGCCAAGGACTGGAAGCGGCGCTACGACGCGGCCATCAGCGCGGCCGTCTGGCTCTTCGTGGGGGCCGcgtgcctgcccctgcccatcGTGAGGAGCCCGGCCCTGTCCAACAGCACCAACACCTGCTTTTCGGACCTGGCCGTGAAGCAGCTGGCGCCGGGAGCCTCCATCGCGCTGGTGACGGTGGCGGAGCTCTTTGGCTTCGTCATCCCCTTCGGCATCATCGCCTGCTGCACGTGGAAGATGAGGCAGTCGCTGCGGGAGTGCCAAACGCAGCTGCAAAACGCCAGCGAGAAGCAGAGAGCGCTGCGGATGGTCCTGATGTGCGCGGCTGTCTTCTTCATCTGCTTCACCCCCTACCACATCAACTTCCCCCTCTTCATGATGGTGATAGAGAACATCATCACGGACTGCGCCGTGCACAGGAGCACGCTCCGCTTCCACCCCATCTCCCTCTGCCTCGCCAGCCTCAACTGCTGCCTGGATCCCGTCCTCTACTACTTCATGACCTCCGAGTTCCAGGACCAGCTGCTGCGGCACGGCTGTGCCGCCCTGCGGGCTCGCCTCGCGCGCAGCCGCAGCAGCTTCTCCGTGGCGGACGCCGGCCACGACATCCGCACCAG
Protein-coding regions in this window:
- the LOC118166783 gene encoding putative P2Y purinoceptor 10 isoform X1, with amino-acid sequence MPAQCAVSAQIELAGPTEGLACVRLAISLGEQPWIWSQGCDRSVCTSLAGLCSALLPAPSSAEANYSEPLRGSKRTILSARSKPLFICSPTEIPCIYAACSSTLKRIYSMCGNIERFGASQHLSLLPAESLHPPESTAERGDSAEMESNASSGNCTHPQMAFQSTLYAATYTIIFIPGLLANSAALWVLCRFISKKSKAVIFMINLAVADLAHVLSLPLRMYYYINHTWPFGSFLCQVCFYLKYLNMYASICFLTCISIQRYLFLLHPFRAKDWKRRYDAAISAAVWLFVGAACLPLPIVRSPALSNSTNTCFSDLAVKQLAPGASIALVTVAELFGFVIPFGIIACCTWKMRQSLRECQTQLQNASEKQRALRMVLMCAAVFFICFTPYHINFPLFMMVIENIITDCAVHRSTLRFHPISLCLASLNCCLDPVLYYFMTSEFQDQLLRHGCAALRARLARSRSSFSVADAGHDIRTRPRNLPRFGLWSLPKLFGRINSMEIPPAPPDELLLESIS
- the LOC118166783 gene encoding putative P2Y purinoceptor 10 isoform X2; this encodes MESNASSGNCTHPQMAFQSTLYAATYTIIFIPGLLANSAALWVLCRFISKKSKAVIFMINLAVADLAHVLSLPLRMYYYINHTWPFGSFLCQVCFYLKYLNMYASICFLTCISIQRYLFLLHPFRAKDWKRRYDAAISAAVWLFVGAACLPLPIVRSPALSNSTNTCFSDLAVKQLAPGASIALVTVAELFGFVIPFGIIACCTWKMRQSLRECQTQLQNASEKQRALRMVLMCAAVFFICFTPYHINFPLFMMVIENIITDCAVHRSTLRFHPISLCLASLNCCLDPVLYYFMTSEFQDQLLRHGCAALRARLARSRSSFSVADAGHDIRTRPRNLPRFGLWSLPKLFGRINSMEIPPAPPDELLLESIS